TTCAGTGTGTTTATTTGGAAGTTGCTTCGTTCCTCCTTTCAATTTTAGTTATATTTCACATATCCCTCTTCTTGAAACCAATAGATTTTTTTTGTCAAATGGGTGAAATTAGCTTTTGAAAATAATGGAAACATGTGTCTTCCTTTCAATTGGAACGAGTGAAATCAGTTGTTTGAAATGAGTGAAATCAGATTATAAAATGTGTCAAATAAGTATTTTTAATGAGTGAAATTTATTTTTGAAATGAGTGAAATAAATTTTTGAATTGAGTGAATTATGTTCAATGAGTGAAATTTGTTTTATGAAATCAATAAAAGTAAAACTAGTTCAACATCCATAGTTGATCTTGTTCTGACGATCTTCTCGCTACGAATTCTAATACTTATTACATAGGAAAAGATATCTCATGTTATACCTATAAATCTAGCACAAATCGGACGCAGCTATTCTAATCCCGAGCTCATATGAGCTCGGGTGAACAGTCACATaaagaaaaaatgaaaacaaaTGCAAAAAGTTCTTTTTTTGTGTGTGAAACATTGCCAAAATGTTTGTTGGCTTGCAAAATTACATTGCCATATGACATTCGTGGAAATcgtggcaaaaaaaaaacaaatcgaTGCTCCAAAATGTTCTTTTCAAACACATTTTGGAGCAccgattttgttttttttttcttgcCACATTTTTCATGAATGTCATTTCATGCTGTAATTTTGCAAGCTAGGAAAATATTTGAAAGCTAGGAGTACGATTTATTCAACTAGTGAAATAGAATTGAAAGTAATTCATGCATTCGATCAATGTCTGTACTCAAATTGATTCATTTTTGTGTTAATTTTATTTTAGGTTATACAACTGGGAACGTTATAACGTGTTCCGTGTTTTCGGATAGTTATTATAGGTGCCAAAGTATTTTGGCCCGGGTTTATTTGAatcctggctccgccactgccAAACCCGGCGTCCAGTTCCGGCCATTTGACATGGTCTCCCATCTTCCTCTGAACAAACGACCCAAAACGACTGCAGCCATCAACGCAGCACGCCTCCGACCTCCTAAATTCTGCATGCCTAATTATACCCTCTTTCCACCTCCTCCGCCGTTGGAACGCGTTTGCTTCCCACCATTCCTGGCCTTACCCCTCGAGCGAGCGAGCTAGCCCTTCTTGTCTCGATCGCTCCCACGCTAGCCAGCTCGATCGGGCGACGGCGCGTGGCATTAGTCCTGGATCGATCGAGCTAAATAAATGACCAAGGCAGCGCCCATGCCgcctcggcggcggcgatggccggcgTACTTGCTCGCCGCCGCGGTCGTCCTTGCCGTCGTCACCGCCGCGCGGGCGCAGGATTACAGTAATGGCGATGACGAGGAGGAGAAGCCTAAGCCGCAGCTCAAGGCGCAGGAGGCGTGCAACGGCGCGTTCCTGTCGTACACGTTCATTGAGCGCACCAAGGAGTTCCCGCACCTCAAGAACGCGACGGCGCAGGCGTACGCGTTCAAGGCGCAGGCCACGGTGCTCAACACCATGACGACGGACCTCAAGGCGTGGCAGATGTTCGTCGGGTTCCAGCAGAAGGAGATCCTTGTGTCAGTCAGCGGCGCCGTGCTCCTCGACGGCACCGACTTCCCCGCCAACGTCTCCGGTGGCGTCACCTTCGCCGGATACCCGATGGCCGACCTCCTCAACTCCATCGACACCGCCGGCGACCTGACGCAGATACAGGTCCAGATGGACATCACCGGCACGCAGTTCGGCGTCAAGCCCCCCGGCAAGCCCATGCCCAAGACCATCAAGCTCACCAATCCCGGCTACCGATGCCCCGCGCCCACCCACAAAGGTACGTAGTTCGCCACCACGACTTATCGAATCGCTGCATGCATGCTTAAACTTACAGAATGTGGGTGCAGATAGCGTGATGTTCGTGTGCTGCGTCAAGGATCCCAAGTTCAAGGCGAAGAAGGCCAACAGCACGCGGTACCTGCCACGGCAGAAGGCCGACCTGACCATAGCCTACGACGTGCTGACGTCGTACGGCAACAAGTACATCGCGCAGGTGACCATCGACAACTGGAGCCCCATGAGCCGGCTGGACAACTGGAACCTCACCTGGGAGTGGAAGCGCGGCGAGTTCATCGAGAAGATGCGCGGCGCCTACACGCTGCTCAAGGAAGGCCCCGCCTGCGTCTACAGCCCGGCGGCGAGCTACTACAAGGACTTCGACTTCACGCCCGTCTACAACTGCGAGAAGCGGCCCATCATCGTCGACCTCCCGCCGGACCGGGAGAAGGACAACGACGTGGGCAACCTGCCCTTCTGCTGCAAGAACGGCACGCTGCTGCCGCCCATCATGGACGAGTCCAAGTCACGGGCCATCTTCCAGCTCACGGTGTTCAAGATGCCGCCGGACCTCAACCGGACGGCGCTCTACCCGCCGTCCAACTGGAAGATCACCGGGAAGCTGAACCCGCACTACGTTTGCAGGCAGCCGATCCGGGTGAGCCCCATGGAGTTCCCTGACGGGTCGGGGCTCATGTCGACGACCCCCGCCGTGGCGTCGTGGCAGGTGGCGTGCAACATCACCCGCCCCAAGAAGCGCGCCTCCAAGTGCTGCGTCTCCTTCTCGGCCTACTACAACGACTCCACGGTGCCCTGCAACACCTGCGCCTGCGGCTGCGGCAACGACACCGCCACGTGCGACCCGGACGCCCACCCAGTCCTGCTGCCGTCGGAGGCCATGCTCGTGCCCTTCGACAACCGGACGGCCAAGGCCCGGGCGTGGGCCAAGATCAAGCACTGGCGCGTGCCCAACCCCATGCCCTGCGGCGACAACTGCGGCGTCAGCATCAACTGGCACGTCATGAACAACTACAAGTCCGGCTGGTCGGTGCGCATGACCATCTTCAACTGGCAGGACTACACGTTCAAGAACTGGTTCGCCGCCGTCAAAATGGGCGAGCACTACGGTGGCTACGAGAACGTCTACTCCTTCAATGGTACCAGGTTGGACGCGCCCTTCAACAACACCATATTCATGCAGGCCCTGCCGGGGCTCGAATTCCTGGAGCCCATCACCGACGGCAGAACGTCGGCGTACCCGAGGCTGCCCGGGAAGCAGCAGTCCGTCATCTCGTTCAAGAAGAAGGACGTGCCAAACATCAATATCCCCAAAGGAGGAGGCTTCCCCAAGCGGGTGTACTTCGACGGCGAGGAGTGCGCGCTCCCCCACAAGTTACCGTCGAGTGCACGCCGGCGGGCAGGGGCTCCCAGTCTCTTGCAGGCTGTCACTGGGGTGGTTCTTGTGATGATTGTTGCTCTTGTGGACTCCTCGTGCTTATGATCTGTCAAAATCTCTGGGGATTGTATCATTGTATAGAGATTTGTCTTAGGGTGCTACATTTGCTGAACATTTTTATTTGGTGGTTGGGGGATATATGTTACAGTGACCCCAAACGAAGGAATTGCTCTCGACCAACTACAGACTTACACTTTAGCTATACTTCAGGTTCAGGTGACTGAATATTTTACTATGGTCAGTCGATTCTGTTTTCCAAACACACGCGTACAAAGTACACTACTGCATGCATGCAGCATAGCTAGTGCGTACACGCCGGGCGACGCGGCCATTGAGAGCATTAATGGTGCATGCGTGCTTGTGGAGAATAATTAAGATAGACCTAACGACCTCATCTATCTTCTATTATATACGCTAGTAAGCgtgcacgtgcaacgcacgtcTTCATTAACACATAAATTGTACTCATTTATATGCAATAAGGGCATACACACATAAAAATATGGAAGTGGCCAAGTGTAAATCGACTGGAAATGGAAATTTAAACTGGGCCAGTCGATTCTTTCCGGCCATCCGATGCAAAATGAACAACACGATCTCTTGTTCAGCCTGGGGAGTTTCTTCTACCTCCGACAATTTCTTTCCCCAGCCGTCCCATGGACCACCGGCCGGACCGCCAACCACCACCGTCCGGCCCTTCCTGGAACCTCCTCCCAccgccgtgccgccgccgcccccagccatccctctagccccggGCCTTGCCTGTTTTTTCTCCGGGAATCTTCATCATCGCCGTACTGCCGCCCCCACCAGTGTCGTGCTGCCTCCCCCACCCCAACCCTAAGATAGATGATGAGGTAGCTTGCCAGGAAGCTTCTTCCTCCCCTCCGGTgagcttcttcctcctcttcgccTGTCTCTCCCTTCAACCAAAATCAACTGACCCGAATTCAAAAGTCAGGCGACTGACATGTAGCTATTGTGTAAATATATATACCTCGTGCACATCAGATCATTTTTACTGTTAAAATAAATGTATAGAAGCGGAAATATCATCTATTGATAAAAAAAACTAAATTGGACAAGACCGGATGCTATATCTGACTTGACCAAAAGGGCTAAAAAACCAACTAGAAAAGAGAAGGTAAAAGAAAAAGACACATCGGACGCCCCCTCTCAGTTCTCCTCGCCTCGTCACCTACCTTCCCTTATCCCTTCACTGTCTCCCCACTGCTCCCTATTCCATGGTGGCCACAAGCAcacaactctctctctctctctctctctctctctctctctcctcaagccgcccctcctcttcgtCCCCACCGCCGGCGCGAGGTCTCGCACTCTTCCCACTCTTCTCAGCCCCTCCTCGTCGAATCGGTCGCCAAAGTGCCCGAGGATCCGCTCAAGCTCGGTCTGGTTGCTGGGCGCCGGACGAAGGCTGACGCGGAGGCGCGGGAATTGCCTCCACCAGATCGGCGGCTGTGGCAATCATGTGTCGCAACCTCCGCGCCTGGTGCCTTCCTTTCCATCTCGCTCGTCGGCGGCTCCCACCACCCTGTGCGTGCGACTGCGCTGCGCCCTGTAATGCCCATGTGCGGCAGCTGTGCCGCGGTGGATGGTCCCCTGCAAGTGCAAGCCGGTGCCGGTAGACGATCTATTCCCCACTTCGGCTTTCATATCTGCTTATTTCTGATTTGAGATACTCCCCATTACCCACTTCTGCTAATCCCTAATTTCTATCCATTCCTGAATATACATAGGTAGCTCAGTAGTCTAGtttaagtactccctccgtccgaaaaaactTGTCCCAACCTTGTTCCTCATGGATGAATCTAGCACTAACTAtatgctagatacatccatttgagggacaagcttttccggacggagggagtatgagtcATTTTAGAATCAGGGAGAAAAATTAGAAGTTGTTCGATTAGATGTTCTTAACTTGGTTGCAGCAACTATTATGAGTGGGGATTCTAGTTAGTTAATATTATTGAGGCAACCATGCTGCGATAAAGTTGATTGATTGGTAGATTTGAAATCTGGGTGGCTAGGGGCGCTAGGGACCAAGACAGATGAGGTTGATTTGGCTTGATCCTGCCAAAGAAATTTACTTCTTTTTTGAAAAATGAAAGCATGTTTTTAGAAGTTCCCAAATGCGAGCTTTATAGCAAATAAAAGAGGATCAAGAGAAGCATAGTAGGATAAGTATGTATGACTCTAGGATAATACAGGTTGAAGAGTGAATAATTGATAGTGTAGGATAATGATGATGCTATGCTGTCATATAGAGGACGGTGGTTGGCTAAAAGAGCTTATCACCTCAAAAATTCCTTTTCTTGGAATAACTTGCTTTATTAGAAGTCCATAAACATCTCTGGCATCTTCAGTACTACTTACGACAGCTACACAAGTGGTATTCATGATGTAGCACAACCTTTTAGATATATTTCTTGTTGTCCCGGAACCCCGGTTATATCAGAAGTGTGTTTGCAGGCTTACAAGAAATGGATATTGAAGACCATCTAAGAGTCAGGGAATTTGTTCGATCCTAAATTTTTGGGACTCTGAAATAAACACAGAGATGGGAATGGGGAGGCATACCTGCCTGCCATATACATCAACCCGAAGCTTTTGAGCATTGTACAGAACAAGTAATTGACAGGTTTACTTCATGATAGTCTTGGATTTGGTTTGGCCAAAATGATCAAGTACTTACTACATAATTTCTGAATTTACCAATTATTTTTTGAATGCATCAGTTAGACAACGGTGATACATCAGAGCGTCTCTTTAATAGAAACGACTTAATTTTGGAGGAGGACTACCCCGTTCCCAAATCCTAGCTCCGCCGTTGATGATACCTGAATTTACTTTAGTAGATCTTCTCTTGTAAAATCCAAACTGTTTCCGAGCCTATATGTTTTGTTTCATATTGTTGTTTATCATGCAATACTTATCCTGCAGCCATCTGATATGCAAATTTGATAATAGAAGATGACCAAATTTGTGTACaggaaaatgcatattcttggactgGGTTTTCTTCTCCACTCTATTGGACCAAGTTACAAATAGATCATACTTACTGGGTTTTATTCATTCAGTCATACAGATTCGAGCACTATACTATTAAAACAGTATGATGGAGGGCTCCAGTTTGATGCACTGTTAAAATTCATGTTCAAGTCATAGGAGGTAGATCTATTATGGTTTGTACAAAATTGATACATTCATCATCACACTATTGTAAATATGCAAATTTGAGTGAAGAGCATTGTTATAAAGATGCAAATTTGACAGGGATTAGGGAAGCAATGAAGTATGCACATATATGTTAAATAGAATTTCCTTTAAAATCAGGAACTGATCGCCCCTATCACATTAACCCAATTGAATATCCTGTAAAATTATACCATGTTCCTTTGGTGCAGGCAGGTGCGTTGCCTGAGGAGTTCGTCGGCGCCGATGTCGGCGCCTGTGGAAGGCGGCGATGGCCAACAGTGGCTGGGCGGCGAGGGCACAACAGTGGCTTGGCGGCACCGACGTCTGATTGTAGTGTGCATCTAAACGGCGACATCAAAGAAGACATCGAGATTAACTGGGATGGAACTGGCCACGTATTGCGCACAAGAGGATAGTCTGCACCTGCATTGGCGAGAAGCGCGTCGTCGCGGGCGTCGTCCGCTACGCATGGCGGCGATGGCGCAGGACAGGCTGGGTGGCTGCGACGTACGTCCGGGTGGGCAAAGGCTGGTAGATCGAGCTGATTCCTGTAAGTTTAGACATTTATTGTGAGGCAGACGTGTTAATTCTCATTAATTGTGGCTAATTTTCTGTAGTTGATTGGACGCGAACGCAAAGGGTGGAACTGTTTTTTTTCGCGGGAGGTGCAACTGTTTGATCGATGGCAGAGTTTCGTCCGCTAATGTAAATCGCTAAACGTACACAGGGGAGGTCTGACTTTTATGTGGAAGGTTAGATGCCTGATTCTGGGGATGGTAATTTGTCTTATTTGACCTGTGTACGTTTAACCGGGTGGGCATAGTGAAgaatatgtttgcttgtttaacaGTAGTAGAGATAAAACAGAAGTCAAACAAGCCATCACGTTCGTCCACACGTTAAATTTTTTTAATCCGTTTGATCATGATGGATCGTAATTTTACTGTCTAGGATTAAAATGGTTTTTACGTGCGGGATGTGTACGAGCAAATTGACCTGTCACGTGTACATATTTAAGGCAACCTATGCATATGCACGTTCACCAATTGATACGCATCGTGGGACACGTTTTGGACTCTTAATGCACACGGATTCTACCGTCAAAAAGAGGGCGTACTATAGAAAGATGAACATATGACCTCTGCATTGAATTGGAGACGTAATATAAAAGGATACTACTACTCTATCTATACGTGTATGGTATGTTTCGCCTCCGAGCTGTCGGTCGTTGAAAGCTAGAAGCCGGTAATAATTATAAGAAGAGTCCgtctatgtcacatctagatgtgagatAATATCTTATATCTAAGTTTTTTTGTCCTATTTGTTTGATTTTAATTTGTCAATGCCCAAAACTAAAAATTACCTTCTCGTGCGTCCGCCTTGGTCACCAGCTTATATGCAAATCTGGTCACTAGCTCCCCTTGTAAAAAAAATTCTGGTTGATAGCTACCCGTACAAGGAACCT
This sequence is a window from Aegilops tauschii subsp. strangulata cultivar AL8/78 chromosome 7, Aet v6.0, whole genome shotgun sequence. Protein-coding genes within it:
- the LOC109766759 gene encoding COBRA-like protein 10, which gives rise to MTKAAPMPPRRRRWPAYLLAAAVVLAVVTAARAQDYSNGDDEEEKPKPQLKAQEACNGAFLSYTFIERTKEFPHLKNATAQAYAFKAQATVLNTMTTDLKAWQMFVGFQQKEILVSVSGAVLLDGTDFPANVSGGVTFAGYPMADLLNSIDTAGDLTQIQVQMDITGTQFGVKPPGKPMPKTIKLTNPGYRCPAPTHKDSVMFVCCVKDPKFKAKKANSTRYLPRQKADLTIAYDVLTSYGNKYIAQVTIDNWSPMSRLDNWNLTWEWKRGEFIEKMRGAYTLLKEGPACVYSPAASYYKDFDFTPVYNCEKRPIIVDLPPDREKDNDVGNLPFCCKNGTLLPPIMDESKSRAIFQLTVFKMPPDLNRTALYPPSNWKITGKLNPHYVCRQPIRVSPMEFPDGSGLMSTTPAVASWQVACNITRPKKRASKCCVSFSAYYNDSTVPCNTCACGCGNDTATCDPDAHPVLLPSEAMLVPFDNRTAKARAWAKIKHWRVPNPMPCGDNCGVSINWHVMNNYKSGWSVRMTIFNWQDYTFKNWFAAVKMGEHYGGYENVYSFNGTRLDAPFNNTIFMQALPGLEFLEPITDGRTSAYPRLPGKQQSVISFKKKDVPNINIPKGGGFPKRVYFDGEECALPHKLPSSARRRAGAPSLLQAVTGVVLVMIVALVDSSCL